One region of Candidatus Bipolaricaulota bacterium genomic DNA includes:
- a CDS encoding TetR/AcrR family transcriptional regulator, with product GLSDRMTEEMIERAVPRSRKGNYTQERLLQAAEQTFGELGYHDASVAEICRRAGVAHGTFYRYFAGKEEIFIRLIEGFEKRLRAQIDTAMEAAETSIDQLLAGYRSILEFIGRYVALYNVLREAEFLQMGIHRRFHSDIAAPLQQALEEGITRGEFRPVDLDTVSYALLGIVEFIALRYLIWEQNGLDEGVLRTIDELVLHGIDTGQPLHPPKDTGRTSEKASPVTPAVPQGGEATRQALLNAAERLFGEAGFYETRISSITYVAGVAQGTFYLYFPNKVAVFAELIREINERFRMEERRAISGLADRREIEREGFRAFFQFISRHRGAYRIVREAEFVDEAVGRWYYQRLAAGYMRGLQRGMEQGEIRRLDPEVLAYSLLGMGHLVGLRQLFIEGHDEMPASVLEALLDFIMHGLLLPA from the coding sequence GGGGCTGAGCGACCGAATGACAGAGGAGATGATTGAGCGGGCTGTGCCCCGCTCCCGAAAAGGAAACTACACACAGGAACGGCTCTTGCAAGCGGCGGAACAGACGTTCGGAGAGTTGGGATACCACGATGCTTCAGTGGCGGAGATCTGTCGACGGGCAGGGGTGGCGCACGGCACGTTCTACCGTTACTTTGCCGGCAAGGAAGAGATATTCATCCGTTTGATCGAGGGGTTCGAGAAGCGGCTTCGCGCGCAGATCGATACGGCGATGGAGGCAGCCGAGACCTCCATCGACCAACTTCTCGCGGGCTATCGCAGTATACTGGAGTTCATCGGCCGTTATGTCGCGCTGTATAACGTCCTGCGGGAAGCGGAGTTTCTTCAGATGGGCATCCATCGCCGTTTCCACTCCGATATCGCTGCCCCTCTGCAGCAGGCACTGGAGGAGGGGATTACAAGGGGCGAGTTCCGGCCCGTCGACTTGGACACCGTTTCCTATGCCCTGCTGGGGATCGTAGAGTTCATTGCCCTTCGCTACCTCATTTGGGAGCAGAACGGATTGGACGAAGGGGTATTGCGGACCATCGACGAATTGGTCCTCCATGGGATCGATACCGGGCAGCCCCTCCATCCTCCCAAGGACACCGGGCGTACCTCCGAAAAGGCCAGCCCGGTGACGCCCGCGGTTCCCCAGGGCGGGGAGGCGACACGCCAGGCCCTTCTGAATGCCGCCGAGCGGCTGTTCGGCGAGGCCGGGTTCTATGAGACGCGGATCTCGTCCATCACCTACGTTGCCGGAGTGGCCCAGGGGACATTCTATCTTTACTTCCCCAACAAGGTGGCGGTGTTTGCGGAACTGATCCGGGAAATAAACGAGCGATTTCGCATGGAGGAGAGACGAGCGATATCCGGGCTGGCCGATCGGAGGGAGATCGAGCGGGAGGGGTTTCGCGCCTTCTTTCAGTTCATAAGCCGTCACCGCGGCGCTTATCGTATCGTCCGCGAGGCTGAATTCGTCGATGAGGCAGTCGGGCGCTGGTACTACCAGCGGCTCGCTGCCGGGTATATGCGCGGCCTGCAGCGGGGGATGGAACAGGGAGAAATACGGAGGCTGGACCCGGAAGTCCTTGCCTACTCGCTGCTGGGGATGGGACACCTCGTTGGGTTGCGCCAGCTGTTCATCGAGGGACATGATGAGATGCCCGCGTCCGTTCTGGAGGCGTTGCTGGATTTCATCATGCACGGCCTCCTCTTGCCGGCATAG